From Scleropages formosus chromosome 25, fSclFor1.1, whole genome shotgun sequence, a single genomic window includes:
- the LOC108921484 gene encoding G protein-activated inward rectifier potassium channel 4-like — MAGDSQAYTDHHMETGVMATEVKRLPKHIREAHVATDCTCLIADNIKKPRQRYVQKDGKCNVHHGNVQETYRYFSDLFTTLVDLKWRFSLLVFTLVYCVTWLFFGFLWWLIAYIRGDLVHGDEQGWTPCVENLNSFVSAFLFSIETETTIGYGYRVITDECPEGIVLLLVQAIVGSIVNAMMVGCMFVKISQPKKRAETLVFSHKAVVSLRNGRLCLMFRVGDLRNSHIVEASIRAKLIRSQQTSEGEFIPLNQTDINVGFDTGDDRLFLVSPLIIAHEINERSPFWDWSQARMEKEEFEIVVILEGMVEATGMTCQARSSYLDTEVLWGYRFTPVLTLEQGFYEVDYNSFHEIYATHTPSCSARELAAGQRGVQDPLQPPLLPLEHRPRLLDLPAIHNLPLMECDEEMGLEEANGSTVANPHRS; from the exons ATGGCTGGTGACTCACAAGCATACACAGATCATCACATGGAGACAGGAGTTATGGCCACAGAG GTAAAGAGGCTCCCTAAACACATAAGAGAGGCCCATGTGGCTACTGACTGCACGTGTCTGATTGCTGACAATATCAAGAAGCCAAGGCAGCGCTACGTCCAAAAGGATGGCAAGTGCAACGTGCACCATGGTAATGTCCAGGAGACCTATCGCTACTTCAGTGACCTCTTCACCACGCTCGTGGACCTCAAGTGGCGCTTCAGCCTCCTCGTCTTCACCTTGGTGTACTGTGTTACCTGGCTCTTCTTTGGCTTCCTCTGGTGGCTAATCGCCTACATCCGAGGAGACCTAGTTCATGGCGATGAGCAGGGATGGACACCTTGCGTGGAGAACCTCAACAGCTTTGTGTCAGCCTTTCTCTTCTCTATTGAGACGGAGACCACCATCGGCTACGGCTATCGTGTCATCACTGACGAGTGCCCTGAGGGCATTGTGTTGCTGCTCGTGCAAGCTATCGTGGGTTCCATCGTCAATGCTATGATGGTGGGCTGTATGTTTGTGAAGATCTCGCAGCCCAAGAAGCGAGCTGAGACCTTGGTGTTCTCTCACAAGGCTGTGGTGTCACTGCGCAATGGCCGCCTCTGCCTCATGTTCCGGGTCGGCGACCTGCGCAACTCTCACATTGTAGAGGCCTCGATCCGCGCCAAGCTCATCCGCTCACAGCAGACCTCTGAGGGCGAGTTCATCCCACTCAACCAAACAGACATCAACGTGGGGTTTGACACAGGCGACGACCGCCTGTTCCTGGTCTCACCGCTCATCATCGCCCACGAGATCAACGAGCGTAGTCCTTTCTGGGATTGGAGCCAGGcaaggatggagaaggaggagtTTGAGATCGTGGTCATCTTGGAAGGCATGGTGGAGGCCACAG GGATGACCTGTCAGGCGAGGAGCTCATACCTGGACACGGAGGTGTTGTGGGGCTACCGCTTCACCCCTGTGCTCACCTTGGAGCAGGGCTTCTATGAGGTGGACTACAACAGCTTCCATGAGATCTACGCCACCCACACCCCCTCATGCAGCGCCAGGGAGCTGGCTGCTGGGCAGCGGGGGGTTCAGgaccccctccagcctccacTCCTCCCTTTGGAGCACAGACCTCGTCTTCTGGACCTCCCTGCCATCCACAACCTGCCACTCATGGAGTGTGATGAGGAAATGGGCTTGGAGGAGGCGAACGGTTCCACGGTTGCCAATCCACACCGGTCCTGA